From the Helianthus annuus cultivar XRQ/B chromosome 17, HanXRQr2.0-SUNRISE, whole genome shotgun sequence genome, the window ATATAGGTAATCTTAGAAAGTACCTTGTAATGCTAATTAAGTGGTGTTTGTTTCAGACCATACCCTTTTAGCGATCTAATGTTTTACCTTCtttatttagttgtttatttgtttttaatgACTTTGTCATATTGGTTTCTTTAGTTAtttatttgttcttttttttgACAGGTAGTTCGACATGTAGGGACTGATTATTATTAGTCATCGTGGTCTAATAGGCCGATTCGAGGCAAACGGCTCACTTATAAAAAGAGTTAAAGCCTGATTTGCCAAATGATATCCTTAAAAGGGACCTGGCAGTTTATGTAACACCCAAGCTATGACAGGTCATCATTCCAACGAGCTATCTTAGCAACCCAGTGTTAAAGGTCTTCCTTTTAAAAGGTCGAAGAACAGTTCAGGCTTGACCATAGATGCGGTCTCACCATCCCATGTCAGATTCAAGAACAGTTCAGGTATGTCACTCGCAACTCGCAAGGAAACCTTTTTTTAGGATCTGAATTTAATTAGTTATACCTTTGGTTAACGACTGTCACGATCACTATTATTACAGAACAAGCTCACTCCGATCTTCTGGCTGCCGGAGAAAGTGTATCTGCTTGGAGAGTCTCGGAATTGGCTTTGGCGACGCTGAACGCTGCTTCATTCGAATCGATGGGGGCTTCATATGCAGAATGTTCCCTCACTTAGTGGTCTCATGCTCACTCAAGCGGAGGTAAAGTAAAGtttatcatcattcatcaattttcttttcttttttttttataataaaggtttttatatttacaacttgacaaaatgtgatttatattaaatttattttaagttaatagtgtactggttataactaatatcaaatctttactaatacttgatttctttttatgatggttgactttgcgAGAACTAACGGAGCATTAGTGTCAAGAATGGGCTGAGATTCGAATTCAGTCGGTTTTTCGCTCTTTTTTGGTAATTTCTAAGCCTTgaatattaatttttaacatgcTATGCTACTGAGAGAATATAAACTTGACTATATTTTGTGTTTTATGAtgtgttttgttatttttatgcttTTTGTTTTTTAACTGATCTTAACCCATTTGACTTATGCTACAGACAAAAAGGGATCAAgatcgggaccgtccatttgacttcacacggatcaccatatgctttctctctcaatgctcacacatctcacaaaaagggatgccaaaagcagggaagtacaatctacaggaaaaagcaacactttagttttgtgtgaaagacagcttgcttgctgcagtctctataatatatcaacactcttccatacactgtttgaaagacagcactgcttgcttcagtctctataaataatccagagatatctacactctactcacactttacaaactctcaaCTACTCTCAACTGAAATTGTAAGTTTATCTCAGTTGAATAATCCTACTTTCAAAACATCAACTTAACAACTTCTATTTACTTCGATTTCAGAATATATCAACTCTTTGCATTCGGATCTTGCGTTGTTTCTCGGCTCTCACATCAAGGTTTTAAAATTTTTGTCGGCTTTTCACATCTCCCTCTTGCATTGTTGTAAGTTCTTTCaaatatgacatagtgaaaggataaattgtttttgtagttttgattttactttgttctgttatattttgatcttttccttcatttttgggactgatatgtgtcatggttttgtgataattatgatatttaggtcatttttggggatgataagtgttgtagttcaatgaaaattatgatagttaggtcaattttagatatggaatagtgaaaagatagattgttatgtactttttattttagtttgttctgtgggatgttttgatatattttttcatttttcgggatagtgaaaggataaattgtttttgtagttttgattttactttgttctgttatattttgatcttttccttcatttttgggactgatatgtgtcatggttttgtgataattatgatatttaggtcatttttggggatgataagtgttgtagttcaatgaaaattatgatagttaggtcaattttagatatggaatagtgaaaagatagattgttatgtactttttattttagtttgttctgtgggatgttttgatatagtttttcatttttcggggtagtgaaaggataaattgtttttgtagttttgattttactttgttctgttatattttgatcttttccttcatttttgggactgatatatgtcatggttttgtgataattatgatatttaggtcatttttggggatgataagtgttgtagttcaatgaaaattatgatagttaggtcaattttagatatggaatagtgaaaagatagattgttatgtactttttattttagtttgttctgtgggatgttttgatatattttttcatttttcgggatagtgaaaggataaattgtttttgtagttttgattttactttgttctgttatattttgatcttttccttcatttttgggactgatatgtgtcatggttttgtgataattatgatatttaggtcatttttggggatgataagtgttgtagttcaatgaaaattatgatagttaggtccattttagatatggaataatgaaaagatagattgttatgtactttttattttagtttgttctgtgggatgttttgatatattttttcatttttcgggatagtgaaaggataaattgtttttgtagttttgattttactttgttctgttatattttgatcttttccttcatttttgggactgatatgtgtcatggttttgtgataattatgatcttttcattcatttactttgttctgttatattttgatcttttccttcatcaTTACAggaatttttttaaaacaatactgtattcaaaacaaaataaaacgccGTATTcacaaaacaatactgtatttaaaacaatactgtatttaaaacaatactgtattcaaaacaatactgtatttaaaacaatactgtattcacaAAGCTGATTGTTATAGTAATTATGTGTATGTGTTCATGTATGTGGATTTCTTATTTTATATGTTTTCTTTTAACGTTTAAAACACGTGGTAAAAATAAAACGCCGTTTTGATTATATACATGAGATGAAACTTGCATAGAATATTTCAATAAAGAGAAAAAAATAGGGATATTTCGTAATACAAATTAACCATGACCAGTGGTACAACATAATCTTCCGTTAACAACATTAGTTTCTAACCATATAAGTCTAAAAAGTAAGTAGTCAAATAAATTGGATACTCTAAATTCAAGTATTATCTATttgtctttttgtatttttcagttTACAAATCACTCCAAACACATATCAATTGAGAGGTATGGGCGGTGGTTATCCAATTCCCGTTGAATCACTAGGATCAACAAACCATGGACGATCATCCGATCGCCATTTAAACCTTCCTGATTCAAACCCTCTAACTTCAAACCCACCTCCGGTGTCAACCCCACCTCCGGTTTTAACCCCACCTTCGGTTTCAACCCCACCTCCATTGGCAAACCCTGAATATGATGATCCATTTGGTTGGACGGATGAAGAGTTGAATTGGGCGTATGACTATACCTTCGCTCAACTACAATTTGGTGGACTACAAATTGAGGGGTGCCATCGTCCGGTGCCAAACACTCCTATACTTCCTATGCATCCTCCACCTTCAAACCCCCCTTATGTGGAAAACTACAGTCAAACACAAGAACTACCGACCTGGGCTGAAGGGTACGAAACTGACCCTGGGGCGGTTTACGAACCACCATTGGATGAAAAAATGGTTTGGGAACCATAGAACAACTTTTATGATgactgtagttttttttttctcgaaTTAGTTTGAATCTTAATTATGTAACTTTTAATTATGTAttagtttaaatttaaatttgttgctgtttaattttaatcatgttttagtttaaattttatttctggagtttttatttttttacttaacTAATATTGAACACTTAATAGGATATGTCTGATCATTTTTCCGTTGAAGAATTTTCATCATTGACAAATGATAGAGCATGGTATAATATAGTCTTTGTTAAGGTGGAGTTTATTTGGCATGACGTCGATGGAAAGAGATTAGTGGTTATATTTCTTGATCAACACGTAAGAacattattttaatttactttGTGTTATACGAGTAAGCGTTTTTCCACCACTAAATTTCTTTTCATTTTAGAGACAAAAAATTGTTGCGTTCGTCCCACAAAATTTGATACACAAATATAATGACGCGTCATTGATGGGTGGTTTTTTTTCGTTGAATCATTTCCAAATTGAGAATCTCAACTATCTTGAGTGCCCAAAGTACCAGAATTACGTGTTAGTTTGGTCCGAGAAGAAAATTGTCATCAACGAATATACAAAGCTTTCTTCACTTATGCTTACGATTCCAAGGGATGCTTCTTTATATCCATTGGTCCCTTCCATTATAGAATTGAAGCATGACAGGAGACCTCAAATGGATATTGTTGGTACATATTAATTCTCTATCtataatttttattaaatatataaaactttatatatgGTCTATACGATTTAACTGATTTGGTTTTAGATGTGGTTGGGAGAATAATAGAAGGCAAACGTGATCGATGTTGTTTTGAACTTTCTCTTCAAGATAAGACGtacgttattatttattattaacatATTACAAACATAATATTTACGTTATATGtaagaaaatattattattagaaGAACTTTAACCCAAAATCGTAATATACAGTGGTCACACAATACATTTGTTTTTGTCTGCCCTGAAGCCTTCCGATGTTATACGTTCCATTCGAGCCGTGCAACAAAGGTCCATCATATATGTATCACGTCTCAAGTTGGTTCATCTACCAGATAGTATGTTATGCTTTACACATGAACATTCTAATAATTAGTTAGATCTAATGGCTCATGtagtttaataaaagttatattttatttgttatttcagTTAATATTTTGAAGTCTACGGAGTTGAGTACGATTACGTACGAACCGGATATGGTCGAGGCACGGGATATGTAAATTATGGATCGTTATCCAATTTGTGTTTAAGTTAGAAACATTTggtgttgttatttgtttagttgtTGAATATTAAAGTCTCTCTTGGTGTTTCGTGTTTTGCTTTTTGTTTCCCTCATATTGATGTAATTGTAGAAGTATTTATAATCTATCACCAAGGTATAATCTTCTTAGATTGGACAACTAAATAATCATTATCtgtattaaacgaaggtataACCATGGCTGACCTTCCTACTCATACAATCGTGTTTGAGATATTAACGAGGCTGCCAGCAAAGGATGTAGGTCGTTCTAAGACTGTATGTAAGCAATGGTATGCGTTGTTGTCAACACAAGATTTCATAAGGATACATTGTTCTCGCTCAGTAGTTTCATCTAACAAGAGAGTTCTGCTAATTGACGACCTAACATGCTCTGTTCGTCCAATCATCTCTAATAACAATGACTATGGTCCAAGCTCAATAGTTACATTTCCATTCCATCACCAAAATAATGATGTCTCAATAGTTTCACATTTGAACGGATTGTTGTGTGTTTGCTTGAATCATACATACGAGCTGcttctttggaatccaacaacTACTGCTTTCAAGCGTTTGTCAACCCCTGATTCTCATGGATTCTATATAAATAACCTTGATGCCATTGGTTTGTACGTTGACGCTGATGATGATTACAAGGTCTTGCATATAAAGCGTAGGAATGGTGTACTTGGTGTCTATGTTTATTCTAGGGAAGTAGACTCTTGGAGAAATATTCCTTTCATAACAAGACAAGAGTACCTAAGCCCTCATTTCAATTGGTCAGCTGGCACATTTTGTGGTGGTACTCTATATTTCACTGTTTGCGAATGTTGGATTGGAGGTACGAATGTGGTGATTTGTTTTGATGTTAATTCGGAGCAGTTCAAGGAGATAAGCTTTCCACCCGTTCCTTCTAATGGAATGGTTCAAGGTGTTTTAGTTAATGTAAAAAATGTGCTTCACATGTTTGCTAGCACTGGCATGTTTGAGATGACAATTGACCTATGGACACTACAAGGGGATTACTGGATTAAGGTCTTATCATGTCCTCCGATCCCCCCGATATCATTGTCATTGTGGTGCGATATAACACATTATGTGACAAATGGTAATTGGTTTGTGATGACTAAATTAGGGAAGTTGTTTACAATTGAAATGGATATGAAGCCCTTCGAATGTTTTTATCCCGTTTCTTGGTTTCGAGGTTTTAAGGGTGCGGTGTTTGTGCAGACCATTGTTTCACCAAGTATTTAGATTGGCTTTCACTTAATGTTATCATTATGTATGTCAATGTTTTAAGGATTTGTGTTTTTTTCTCTAAGTCATGATATTCCGTTTAAGTCATGTATTTTAATGTTATCATTATGTATTTCAATGTTATCCTTCGGTTTGTTTTTCTCTAAGTTATGTGTTGGAATGTTGTTACGATTTGAGAATTTCATCATCTATGATAACTCTCTTTTATTTAATTTGCAAGGTATTTGTCATTTTATCAATTTACAATGACTAATGGACTCTCAAACCCTCGAAATCATGCTTCTAGCTCGAGTGCATCTACTAAAGCTGAAAAACGAAAAGAGTATCAAAAAAGATACTATGCTGCACGCAAAGAAAATAACAAAGTATCTAAATTTGGGAGTGGTGATGCCCCCCAAAGTGCTTCATCAATATCTTTAATGAATAATAGGTCAACAGAAAGGACACCGTTAAGAAGTTTACAAACTAATATTACTCAATTTCCACAAACAACAAATGAGAACGCCTCAAGTGTTTCTACTACAAAATGCAAGGAGTACAATGAAGGATGTTCTAATACACCAAACGATAATGGAATGCGTATTTCAAATGGCAGTCAAGTCAACCAAACCCCGATAGATGATGTAATTGACGTAGTCAGGCATAGAACATCACGAGGTTTCTATTTATTTAACAAAGATTTCTTTTTCGAACTTGACAtcttttacaaccttcattactTAATACaccaatttttttaggtattcAAATTCATCCGCGTACTTTATTACCCCAATTTGCTGAAGTAGTTGATCAACCTTCCCTCCAACATGGGAGCGTAGAAGATGATCCTTATAATTTTGTTTACAATGGTGTACCTGGAGAGCATCGTGTTTTAAAGGAACGAGGCGCATGTCCTAATTGTGGAGCAAAACGATTTCAATTTGAATTTGATACCTTTTGTTGTATGAGTGGGAAAACCGTGTTAGCAAACTTAGAAATTCCAGAGGAATTGTACCGACTTTTCACGTCTCAAGATGAAATTGGAGATTTGTTTAGGCAAAACATCCGTGCTTATAACACCAATTTTTCTTTTGCCTCAATGGGTGTGACATTGGATGATACATTGAACAATATGAGAGACGGCGTATATACTTTTCGTGCACATAAAGGAATATATCACAGAATCGACCAATTAGTTCCGAGGGATGGGACTCCTAGGTACTTGCAGTTGTATTTTTACGATCCTGATACTGAGTTAGATCACAGACTCCGATGGCCAAATCTTGATCGGCGTATTACTCAGATTTTAACACGCGTTCTTTCTACAAACCCATATGTCGATACATTTAGAAGACTTGCGGAACTAGGACCTCTGGACAACTATAGAGTCACTTTGAATACTTCGGTTGAACTTGACCAAAGGGTGTACAACCGACCAACGACATCGGaggtatatataatatattatattaattgCAATTATTTAATATAATTGCTTATTTTACTTACTTATAGTTCACAATTATATAGGTTGCTGGTATTTGGGTTCAAGGTAATGACAATATCATTTCGTATAAACGAAGTATTGTAGTGTACGGTAGGTCTGAATATAGACAAACTATTCAGCCGTACTTCAGTTGTTACGATCCATTGTCGTATCCTTTATTTTTTCCTAATGGTGAGTCGGGTTGGCATGCTAACATACCACGTCAAGGAGTATCAATCAATGAGGTTCGCAACAATGACAACAT encodes:
- the LOC110888645 gene encoding F-box/kelch-repeat protein At3g17530, giving the protein MADLPTHTIVFEILTRLPAKDVGRSKTVCKQWYALLSTQDFIRIHCSRSVVSSNKRVLLIDDLTCSVRPIISNNNDYGPSSIVTFPFHHQNNDVSIVSHLNGLLCVCLNHTYELLLWNPTTTAFKRLSTPDSHGFYINNLDAIGLYVDADDDYKVLHIKRRNGVLGVYVYSREVDSWRNIPFITRQEYLSPHFNWSAGTFCGGTLYFTVCECWIGGTNVVICFDVNSEQFKEISFPPVPSNGMVQGVLVNVKNVLHMFASTGMFEMTIDLWTLQGDYWIKVLSCPPIPPISLSLWCDITHYVTNGNWFVMTKLGKLFTIEMDMKPFECFYPVSWFRGFKGAVFVQTIVSPSI